In a genomic window of [Empedobacter] haloabium:
- a CDS encoding DUF2889 domain-containing protein, translating to MSLSTPVSRRALRHTRAIDIQAFAREDGLWDLDAHITDIKVGDTLLASGLRQGGQPLHDLWLRITVDKQLTIVDAEAVSDAVPYAGFCNTIGPAYKALIGLNLMKGFRHELKARLSGIAGCTHLTELAQILPTAAVQAFANDVWPTYDNATAVQPKEKPFQLDKCHALRTDGGAVARFYPRWVAQSASTAPLPQDP from the coding sequence ATGTCCCTGTCTACTCCAGTCTCACGTCGTGCGCTGCGCCATACGCGCGCCATAGACATCCAGGCGTTCGCGCGCGAGGATGGCTTGTGGGACCTCGACGCGCATATCACCGACATCAAAGTGGGCGACACCCTGCTGGCTTCCGGCTTGCGCCAAGGCGGACAGCCCCTGCACGATCTCTGGCTGCGCATCACTGTGGACAAGCAACTGACCATCGTCGACGCCGAGGCCGTCTCCGACGCCGTGCCGTACGCCGGCTTCTGCAACACGATCGGCCCGGCCTACAAGGCGCTGATCGGCCTGAACCTGATGAAGGGCTTTCGGCACGAGCTGAAAGCGCGCCTGTCCGGCATTGCCGGCTGCACGCACCTGACGGAATTGGCGCAGATTTTGCCGACCGCGGCCGTCCAGGCCTTCGCCAACGACGTGTGGCCGACGTACGACAACGCCACCGCCGTCCAGCCCAAAGAGAAACCGTTCCAACTCGACAAATGCCACGCCCTCCGTACCGATGGCGGGGCAGTTGCGCGGTTCTACCCGCGCTGGGTGGCCCAGTCCGCCAGCACGGCCCCGCTGCCGCAAGACCCGTAG
- the sucC gene encoding ADP-forming succinate--CoA ligase subunit beta, translated as MKIHEYQGKEILRKFGVTVPRGIPCMTVEEAVKAAETLGGPVWVVKAQIHAGGRGKGGGVKVAKSLEQVKEYADQIMGMQLITHQTGPEGQKVRRLMIEEGADIKKELYVSLVTDRVSQRVVLMASSEGGMDIEEVAESHPEKIHNVIIDPAVGLTDADADDVARKIGVPEASIADARANLQGLYKAYWETDASLAEINPLILTGDGKVIALDAKFNFDANALFRHPEIVAYRDLDEEDPAEVEASKFDLAYISLDGNIGCLVNGAGLAMATMDTIKLFGGEPANFLDVGGGATAEKVTEAFKIMLKNPGLKAILVNIFGGIMRCDVIAEGVITASKAVSLQVPLVVRMKGTNEDLGKKMLADSGLPIISADTMEDAAKSVVAAAAGKA; from the coding sequence ATGAAAATCCATGAGTATCAAGGCAAAGAGATCCTCCGAAAGTTCGGAGTGACGGTTCCGCGCGGCATTCCGTGCATGACCGTGGAAGAGGCGGTGAAAGCTGCCGAGACGCTGGGCGGCCCGGTATGGGTGGTGAAGGCACAGATCCACGCCGGTGGCCGTGGCAAGGGCGGTGGCGTGAAAGTCGCCAAGTCGCTGGAACAGGTCAAGGAATACGCCGACCAGATCATGGGCATGCAGCTGATCACGCACCAGACCGGCCCTGAAGGCCAGAAGGTCCGTCGCCTGATGATCGAAGAAGGCGCCGACATCAAGAAGGAACTGTACGTTTCGCTGGTGACCGACCGCGTGTCGCAGCGCGTCGTGCTGATGGCGTCCTCCGAAGGCGGCATGGACATCGAGGAAGTGGCCGAGTCCCACCCGGAGAAGATCCACAACGTGATCATCGATCCGGCCGTGGGCCTGACCGACGCGGATGCCGACGACGTCGCCCGCAAGATCGGCGTGCCGGAAGCCTCGATCGCCGATGCGCGCGCCAACCTGCAAGGCCTGTACAAGGCGTACTGGGAAACCGACGCGTCGCTGGCTGAAATCAACCCGCTGATCCTGACCGGCGACGGCAAGGTCATCGCCCTGGACGCGAAGTTCAACTTCGACGCCAACGCCCTGTTCCGTCATCCGGAAATCGTCGCCTACCGCGACCTGGACGAAGAAGATCCAGCCGAAGTCGAAGCATCGAAGTTCGACCTGGCCTACATCTCCCTGGACGGCAACATCGGCTGCCTGGTGAACGGCGCCGGCCTGGCCATGGCCACGATGGACACCATCAAGCTGTTCGGCGGCGAGCCAGCCAACTTCCTGGACGTGGGCGGTGGCGCAACGGCCGAGAAAGTGACCGAAGCGTTCAAGATCATGCTGAAGAACCCAGGCCTGAAAGCCATCCTGGTGAACATCTTCGGCGGCATCATGCGTTGCGACGTGATCGCCGAAGGCGTCATCACCGCATCGAAGGCTGTCTCCCTGCAGGTTCCGCTGGTCGTGCGCATGAAGGGCACCAACGAAGACCTGGGCAAGAAGATGCTGGCCGACTCCGGCCTGCCGATCATCTCCGCCGACACGATGGAAGACGCAGCCAAGAGCGTTGTCGCCGCTGCTGCCGGTAAAGCATAA
- the sucD gene encoding succinate--CoA ligase subunit alpha, which yields MSILINKDTKVITQGITGKTGQFHTRMCRDYANGKEAFVAGVNPKKAGEDFEGIPIYASVKEAKSETGATVSVIYVPPAGAAAAIWEAVEAELDLAICITEGIPVRDMMEVKDRMAKAGSKTLLLGPNCPGLITPDEIKIGIMPGHIHKKGRIGVVSRSGTLTYEAVGQLTALGLGQSSAVGIGGDPINGLKHIDVMRMFNDDPDTDAVIMIGEIGGPDEANAARWIKDNMKKPVVGFIAGVTAPPGKRMGHAGALISGGADTAQAKLEIMEACGIKVTKNPSEMARLLKAML from the coding sequence ATGTCTATTCTGATCAACAAAGACACCAAAGTCATCACCCAGGGCATCACCGGCAAGACCGGCCAGTTCCACACCCGCATGTGCCGCGACTACGCGAACGGCAAGGAAGCCTTCGTCGCTGGCGTGAACCCGAAGAAGGCCGGCGAAGACTTCGAAGGCATTCCAATCTACGCCTCCGTGAAGGAAGCGAAATCGGAAACCGGCGCGACCGTTTCCGTGATCTACGTGCCGCCAGCAGGCGCCGCCGCCGCGATCTGGGAAGCCGTCGAAGCCGAACTGGACCTGGCTATTTGCATCACCGAAGGCATTCCAGTCCGTGACATGATGGAAGTCAAGGACCGCATGGCCAAGGCCGGCTCCAAGACCCTGCTGCTGGGCCCGAACTGCCCAGGCCTGATCACGCCGGACGAGATCAAGATCGGCATCATGCCAGGTCACATCCACAAGAAGGGCCGTATCGGTGTCGTGTCCCGTTCGGGCACGCTGACGTACGAAGCCGTCGGCCAGCTGACGGCACTGGGCCTGGGCCAGTCGTCCGCGGTCGGTATCGGCGGCGACCCGATCAACGGCCTGAAGCACATCGACGTGATGCGCATGTTCAACGACGATCCTGATACCGACGCGGTCATCATGATCGGCGAAATCGGCGGTCCGGACGAAGCCAATGCCGCACGTTGGATCAAGGACAACATGAAGAAGCCGGTGGTCGGCTTCATCGCTGGCGTCACCGCTCCTCCGGGCAAGCGCATGGGCCACGCCGGCGCGCTGATCTCCGGCGGCGCCGACACGGCACAAGCCAAGCTGGAAATCATGGAAGCCTGCGGCATCAAAGTGACGAAGAACCCGTCCGAAATGGCGCGCCTGCTGAAGGCCATGCTGTAA
- a CDS encoding FHA domain-containing protein: MAKILISRDGILERTVPLTRERMTIGRQRYNDIVLEHPTVSGEHAVITTILDDSFLEDLYSTNGTFVNGHRIGKHYLQHRDIIKLAKYRIEFVADGIRPLTGAALSPAALHPAPAVIEVLNGSNAGKRLALTKPHTSLGRSGVQVVVISRTAAGYAVAHTEGERAPLLNGAPLGAQPQALADGDELDLSGTRMAFRLN, translated from the coding sequence TTGGCGAAGATCCTGATTTCCCGTGACGGCATCCTGGAGCGGACGGTACCGCTGACGAGGGAGCGCATGACGATCGGGCGCCAGCGCTACAACGACATCGTCCTGGAACACCCCACCGTCAGCGGCGAGCACGCCGTCATCACGACGATCCTGGACGACTCCTTTCTGGAAGACCTGTACAGCACCAATGGCACGTTCGTGAACGGCCACCGCATCGGCAAGCACTACCTGCAGCACCGCGACATCATCAAGCTGGCCAAGTACCGCATCGAATTCGTCGCCGACGGCATTCGCCCGCTGACGGGTGCGGCGCTGTCGCCGGCCGCGCTGCACCCCGCCCCCGCCGTCATCGAAGTGCTGAACGGCAGCAATGCCGGCAAGCGCCTGGCGCTGACGAAGCCGCACACCAGCCTGGGCCGCAGTGGCGTGCAGGTGGTGGTCATCAGCCGCACGGCCGCTGGCTATGCGGTCGCCCACACGGAAGGGGAGCGGGCGCCGCTGCTGAACGGCGCGCCGCTGGGAGCCCAGCCGCAAGCGCTGGCCGACGGTGACGAACTGGACCTGTCGGGAACGCGCATGGCGTTCCGGTTGAACTGA
- a CDS encoding prepilin-type N-terminal cleavage/methylation domain-containing protein — MKSMQTMKQQAQAGFTLIELMIVVAIIGILAAVAIPQYSNYTVKAKIANALTAADSLKSAVGMCIQETSGDKDACDNGANGIPAAAAFTATKEVSAATVTDGNIELTLTDIGKGTSAKKITMTSNVGGSNITWTNTTDITASDNSAAVEAITKNNPPAATGTGTGTGTGTGTGTGT, encoded by the coding sequence ATGAAATCCATGCAAACGATGAAGCAACAAGCCCAGGCCGGCTTCACCCTGATCGAACTGATGATCGTCGTCGCCATCATCGGCATCCTCGCTGCCGTCGCGATTCCGCAGTACAGCAACTACACCGTGAAAGCCAAGATTGCCAACGCGCTGACCGCCGCCGACTCGCTGAAGTCCGCCGTCGGCATGTGCATCCAGGAAACCAGCGGCGACAAAGACGCCTGCGACAACGGCGCCAACGGCATCCCGGCCGCTGCCGCTTTCACGGCCACCAAGGAAGTGTCCGCAGCGACCGTCACCGACGGAAATATCGAACTGACCCTGACCGACATCGGCAAGGGCACCTCCGCCAAGAAGATCACGATGACGTCGAACGTTGGCGGCAGCAACATCACCTGGACCAACACGACCGACATCACCGCTTCCGACAACTCGGCAGCAGTGGAAGCGATCACGAAGAACAACCCGCCTGCCGCAACGGGTACGGGTACGGGTACCGGCACCGGCACCGGCACGGGTACGGGCACCTAA
- the ampC gene encoding class C beta-lactamase — MTALRRRTTSLLLLLPLTGSAAPDPAALRAIVDETVRPLMAEHDLPGMAVAVTVDGQSAIFNYGLASRADNKPVDERTVFEIGSVSKTFAATLASWAQVQGKLSLAAHPSKYWPALKGSAIDKATVLHLGTYTPGGLPLQFPDELTDPEPARYYRDWKPAAAPGKSREYSNPSLGLFGHVTARALGRDYAEAVETILFPAFGMTSSYVNLPDTARPNYAWGYQDGKAVHFTEEPFSAITYGVRATAADLLRFVQANMAPQQLEPVLRRAVEGTHVGHFRVGAMVQGLGWEQYAYPVKLRTLLDGNSESMIWERHPVRRLKRASVPAGPTLYNKTGSTGGFGAYVLFVPEKKIGIVMLANRNYPIPSRVKAGYAILERLATKVAISK, encoded by the coding sequence TTGACTGCCCTGCGCCGCCGCACTACTTCCCTGCTCCTGCTGCTGCCGTTGACCGGCTCCGCCGCGCCCGATCCGGCGGCCCTGCGCGCCATCGTCGACGAGACCGTCCGCCCCCTGATGGCCGAACACGACCTGCCCGGCATGGCCGTGGCCGTCACGGTGGATGGGCAGTCCGCCATCTTCAACTACGGTCTCGCCTCGCGCGCGGACAACAAGCCGGTGGACGAGCGCACCGTGTTCGAGATCGGCTCCGTCAGCAAGACGTTTGCCGCGACCCTGGCCAGCTGGGCCCAGGTGCAGGGCAAACTGTCGCTGGCGGCTCATCCCAGCAAATATTGGCCGGCCCTGAAAGGCAGCGCCATCGACAAGGCAACCGTGCTGCACCTGGGCACCTACACGCCCGGCGGCCTGCCGCTGCAGTTCCCGGATGAGCTGACGGACCCGGAACCGGCGCGCTACTATCGTGATTGGAAGCCGGCGGCCGCGCCAGGCAAGAGCCGCGAATACTCCAACCCCAGCCTGGGACTGTTCGGCCACGTGACGGCGCGCGCGCTCGGGCGCGATTACGCCGAGGCCGTCGAGACCATCCTGTTCCCGGCATTCGGCATGACAAGCAGCTACGTCAATCTGCCCGACACCGCGCGGCCGAACTACGCGTGGGGCTACCAGGATGGCAAGGCCGTGCATTTCACCGAGGAGCCGTTCAGCGCGATAACGTACGGCGTGCGAGCCACCGCTGCCGACCTGCTGCGCTTCGTGCAGGCAAATATGGCGCCGCAGCAGCTCGAGCCGGTGCTGCGGCGCGCCGTCGAGGGCACGCACGTCGGCCACTTCCGTGTCGGCGCCATGGTGCAAGGGCTGGGCTGGGAGCAGTACGCTTACCCCGTCAAGCTGCGGACGCTGCTGGATGGGAACTCGGAAAGCATGATCTGGGAGCGCCATCCGGTGCGGCGGCTGAAGAGAGCAAGCGTTCCCGCAGGCCCGACGCTGTATAACAAGACCGGCTCGACCGGGGGATTCGGCGCTTACGTACTGTTCGTGCCGGAGAAAAAAATCGGCATCGTCATGCTGGCCAACCGAAATTATCCGATTCCCTCTCGGGTAAAGGCTGGATATGCCATCCTGGAGCGACTTGCGACGAAGGTGGCGATAAGCAAGTGA
- a CDS encoding flagellar brake protein, translated as MSSSAPAGDNAPRVYEFEQMNLQVGGRVQFITHRTLKPIQHFSSVVGWVKDEYLIVKIPFENGAPIALNEGDKLTLRVFSGVNVCSFSCVVQRVFQRPLYYAHVSFPDQIQGTNLRTAMRVKVDIPAQLKGSAGIDQRVFIVNLSVSGALVETAHELAQNTGDVVLRFTLITQPGNREVMVTTKAIIRNAGTAKAPGPNLPPLFSYGLQFADLDHAHYLMLQNLTYEALIADRQKIV; from the coding sequence ATGAGTAGCAGTGCGCCTGCGGGTGACAACGCTCCCCGCGTGTATGAATTCGAGCAGATGAACCTGCAGGTGGGCGGGCGCGTACAGTTCATTACGCATCGCACCCTGAAGCCCATCCAGCACTTCTCCAGCGTCGTCGGCTGGGTCAAGGACGAGTACCTGATCGTCAAGATCCCGTTCGAAAACGGCGCACCCATCGCGTTGAACGAGGGCGACAAGCTGACCTTGCGCGTGTTCTCCGGCGTGAACGTGTGCTCGTTCTCCTGCGTGGTACAGCGCGTGTTCCAGCGGCCGCTGTACTACGCCCACGTTTCCTTCCCCGACCAGATCCAGGGCACCAACCTGCGCACGGCGATGCGCGTCAAGGTCGACATTCCCGCCCAGCTCAAGGGCAGCGCCGGGATCGACCAGCGCGTGTTCATCGTCAACCTGAGCGTTTCCGGCGCGCTGGTCGAGACGGCGCACGAGCTGGCGCAAAACACCGGCGACGTCGTGCTGCGCTTCACCCTGATTACACAGCCGGGCAACCGCGAGGTCATGGTCACCACCAAGGCCATCATCCGCAACGCCGGCACGGCCAAGGCGCCCGGGCCGAACCTGCCGCCGCTGTTCTCGTACGGGCTGCAGTTCGCCGACCTGGATCACGCGCACTACCTGATGCTGCAGAACCTGACCTACGAAGCGCTGATCGCGGACCGGCAGAAGATCGTCTAG
- the moaC gene encoding cyclic pyranopterin monophosphate synthase MoaC — protein MSDQLTHFDNAGQAHMVDVGAKAETHRIAIATGTIRMKPETLAIILSGTAKKGDVLGIARIAAIMGAKRTSDLVPLCHPLALTRVTVDFETDEAASSVHCRAQVETYGKTGVEMEALTAVQVGLLTVYDMCKAVDRGMVMSEIRVREKHGGKSGDWSA, from the coding sequence ATGTCCGACCAGCTCACCCACTTCGATAACGCCGGCCAGGCCCACATGGTCGACGTCGGCGCCAAGGCCGAAACCCACCGCATCGCCATCGCCACCGGCACCATCCGCATGAAGCCGGAAACCTTGGCCATCATTTTATCGGGAACGGCCAAGAAGGGCGACGTGCTGGGCATCGCCCGCATCGCCGCCATCATGGGCGCCAAGCGCACCAGCGACTTGGTGCCGCTGTGCCATCCGCTGGCGCTGACGCGGGTGACCGTCGATTTCGAGACCGACGAGGCGGCTTCGTCTGTCCACTGCCGGGCGCAGGTGGAGACTTATGGGAAGACTGGCGTCGAGATGGAGGCGTTGACGGCGGTGCAGGTGGGGTTGTTGACGGTGTATGACATGTGCAAGGCCGTGGATCGGGGCATGGTCATGAGCGAAATCCGGGTGCGGGAAAAGCACGGTGGGAAGTCAGGGGATTGGAGCGCGTAA
- a CDS encoding M48 family metalloprotease, with protein sequence MTAPQPLAPANVPNLPSLGDTSREALSPVTERKLGEEIMRDIRFDRDYLDDPPIIEYLNALGNNLVAARPGSRGEANYDYFFFCVRDPMLNAFALPGGFIGVHSGLLLAAQTESELASVLSHEIGHVAQRHIARQLGEQKTDALIPLAAMVLAALAAKSNPDAAMGVMMGGQGLAIQRQLNFGRDAEREADRIGFQIMGAAGYETNGMVAFFQRLQTATRNYSDLVPAYLQSHPLTTERIADIQARIREQPYRQRVDALDFFLVRARARVLQDTSSKGLAETEEFLRNQLQQPSRHQIASAQYGMAILALKRRDYAGAQSWLDKTAATIERPPAPGAFSSPLPKGVADSVLAYTSLEIKVDQEDKPAVIAQAIREGEVAHAKFPLSRGIVWQYADALIKGGKPEQAERFLRDQLQMYRSEPELQDLLAQAYSKMGKIALQHIALAESYALLGGTQAALDQLVLARKAPDASFYEHAVIDAREREWQAKRREALGEKGKDKGFAVSGSVKAAPAQEMQEPADPSCRGMLADSPRCAAVPRQTPWGQQRR encoded by the coding sequence ATGACGGCGCCGCAGCCGCTGGCGCCCGCCAACGTGCCGAACCTGCCCAGCCTGGGCGACACGTCGCGCGAGGCCCTGTCGCCCGTCACCGAGCGCAAGCTGGGCGAGGAGATCATGCGCGACATCCGCTTCGACCGCGACTACCTCGACGATCCGCCCATCATCGAGTACCTGAACGCGCTGGGCAACAACCTGGTGGCGGCGCGGCCCGGTTCGCGCGGCGAGGCCAACTACGACTATTTCTTCTTTTGCGTGCGCGATCCGATGCTGAACGCGTTCGCGCTGCCGGGCGGCTTCATCGGCGTGCATTCCGGGCTGCTGCTGGCGGCGCAGACGGAGTCCGAGCTGGCGTCGGTCCTGTCGCACGAGATCGGCCATGTGGCGCAGCGCCATATCGCGCGCCAGCTGGGCGAGCAGAAAACCGATGCGCTCATTCCCTTGGCGGCGATGGTGCTGGCGGCGCTGGCGGCGAAATCCAATCCGGATGCGGCGATGGGCGTCATGATGGGCGGGCAGGGCCTGGCGATCCAGCGCCAGCTGAACTTCGGCCGCGACGCCGAACGCGAAGCCGACCGCATCGGCTTCCAGATCATGGGCGCGGCCGGCTACGAGACCAATGGCATGGTGGCGTTCTTCCAGCGCCTGCAGACGGCCACGCGCAACTACAGCGACCTGGTGCCCGCCTACCTGCAAAGCCACCCGCTGACGACCGAGCGCATCGCCGACATCCAGGCGCGCATTCGCGAGCAGCCCTATCGCCAGCGGGTCGACGCGCTGGACTTCTTCCTCGTGCGCGCCCGCGCCCGCGTGCTGCAGGACACGTCCAGCAAGGGTCTGGCGGAGACCGAGGAATTCCTGCGCAACCAGTTGCAGCAGCCCAGCCGGCACCAGATCGCGTCGGCCCAGTACGGCATGGCGATCCTGGCCTTGAAGCGCCGCGATTACGCTGGCGCGCAAAGCTGGCTGGACAAGACTGCCGCGACGATCGAGCGTCCCCCGGCGCCGGGCGCGTTCAGTTCGCCACTGCCGAAAGGCGTTGCGGACAGTGTGCTGGCCTATACCTCGCTGGAGATCAAGGTCGACCAGGAGGACAAGCCGGCCGTGATCGCCCAGGCCATCCGCGAAGGGGAGGTGGCGCATGCCAAGTTCCCGCTGTCGCGCGGCATCGTCTGGCAGTATGCGGACGCGCTGATCAAGGGCGGCAAGCCGGAACAGGCCGAACGCTTCCTGCGCGACCAGTTGCAGATGTACCGCAGTGAGCCGGAGCTGCAGGATTTGCTGGCGCAGGCGTATTCGAAGATGGGCAAGATCGCATTGCAGCACATCGCATTGGCCGAGTCGTACGCGCTCTTGGGCGGCACGCAGGCCGCGCTGGACCAGCTCGTATTGGCGCGCAAGGCGCCGGATGCGTCGTTCTACGAGCACGCCGTCATCGATGCGCGCGAGCGCGAGTGGCAGGCCAAGCGGCGCGAGGCGCTGGGCGAGAAGGGCAAGGACAAGGGGTTTGCCGTCAGCGGCAGCGTGAAGGCCGCGCCGGCGCAGGAGATGCAGGAGCCCGCCGATCCTTCATGCCGCGGCATGCTGGCCGATTCGCCACGTTGCGCGGCAGTGCCACGGCAGACGCCCTGGGGGCAGCAGCGGCGGTAG
- a CDS encoding DUF2946 family protein encodes MDDIVKQAMAKWPNVPHCYGWLALDARGNWRMRDERAQQQDLPGDKLTNTALVGFINRNYQRDERGCWFFQNGPQRVFLNLEATPFVARTDPAQGLVLHTGAPLPAPQAAFLTEAGELILQAGETVAQLDDRDFAQALEWFELDGKPLADDALLAWIERPQGMLTVRIGGAAVNVERIARDEVPARLGFVKLPAA; translated from the coding sequence ATGGACGATATCGTAAAACAGGCAATGGCCAAATGGCCCAACGTACCCCACTGCTACGGCTGGCTGGCGCTGGACGCGCGCGGCAACTGGCGCATGCGCGACGAGCGCGCGCAGCAGCAGGATCTGCCGGGCGACAAGCTGACGAACACGGCGCTGGTAGGGTTCATCAACCGCAATTATCAGCGCGACGAGCGCGGCTGCTGGTTCTTCCAGAACGGCCCGCAGCGCGTGTTCCTGAACCTGGAAGCGACGCCTTTTGTCGCCCGCACCGATCCTGCCCAGGGGCTGGTGCTGCACACGGGCGCGCCGCTGCCGGCGCCGCAGGCGGCGTTCCTGACCGAGGCGGGCGAGTTGATCCTGCAGGCGGGCGAGACCGTCGCGCAACTGGACGACCGCGACTTCGCGCAGGCGCTGGAATGGTTCGAGCTCGATGGCAAGCCGCTGGCGGATGACGCGCTGCTGGCATGGATCGAGCGGCCGCAGGGCATGCTGACGGTGCGGATCGGTGGCGCGGCGGTGAACGTTGAACGCATCGCGCGGGACGAGGTGCCAGCGCGGCTGGGGTTCGTGAAGCTGCCTGCGGCTTGA
- a CDS encoding alpha/beta fold hydrolase translates to MKYSAPLWLPNGHFQTIYPAKCIPKPAVALRRERWPTPDGDFIDVDFIDGTPGAPFVVLFHGLEGSSDSHYCRALGAELVARGWSGAIPHFRGCSGEPNLAPRFYHSGDAQEADWILRRLHPRATGKFYACGVSLGGNVLLRWLGESQHTAEFVDAAVAVSAPLDLARGGEALGRGFNKVYQRMFLQTLKPKCAAKHTQFPGLFDLDAMHAAADLYTFDNIVTAPLHGYRNVEDYWNRASAKHVLEDITVPTLVLNARNDPFLPGQFLPTKASSHVVLDYPAEGGHVGFATGRLPGSLAWLPRRMIHFLEGGRSIGAPQTAALCDA, encoded by the coding sequence ATGAAATATTCTGCGCCGCTGTGGCTGCCCAACGGTCACTTCCAGACGATCTACCCCGCCAAGTGCATCCCGAAGCCGGCCGTGGCCTTGCGCCGCGAGCGCTGGCCGACGCCCGATGGCGACTTCATCGATGTCGACTTCATCGACGGCACGCCCGGTGCGCCGTTTGTCGTGCTGTTCCATGGGCTGGAAGGCTCGTCGGACAGCCATTACTGCCGCGCCCTCGGTGCGGAACTGGTGGCGCGTGGCTGGTCCGGCGCGATTCCCCACTTCCGCGGCTGCTCGGGCGAACCGAACCTGGCGCCACGCTTTTACCATTCCGGCGACGCGCAGGAGGCCGACTGGATCCTGCGCCGCCTGCACCCGCGCGCGACGGGCAAGTTCTACGCCTGCGGCGTCTCGCTGGGCGGCAACGTGCTGCTGCGCTGGCTGGGCGAATCGCAGCACACGGCGGAATTCGTCGATGCGGCGGTGGCCGTGTCCGCCCCGCTCGACCTGGCGCGTGGCGGCGAGGCGCTGGGGCGCGGCTTCAACAAGGTCTACCAGCGCATGTTCCTGCAGACCTTGAAACCGAAGTGCGCGGCGAAACACACGCAGTTCCCCGGCCTGTTCGATCTCGATGCGATGCATGCGGCGGCCGACCTCTACACCTTCGACAATATCGTCACGGCGCCGCTGCACGGCTACCGCAACGTGGAGGATTACTGGAACCGCGCCAGCGCCAAGCACGTGCTGGAGGACATCACGGTGCCGACCCTGGTGCTGAACGCCCGCAACGACCCTTTCCTGCCGGGGCAATTCCTGCCGACGAAGGCGTCCTCGCACGTGGTGCTGGACTACCCGGCCGAAGGCGGCCACGTCGGCTTCGCCACCGGCCGCCTGCCCGGCAGCCTGGCCTGGCTGCCGCGCCGCATGATCCACTTCCTCGAGGGAGGCCGCAGTATCGGCGCGCCGCAAACGGCCGCGCTGTGCGATGCTTGA
- a CDS encoding DUF3225 domain-containing protein: protein MKKKQLNGSPAEVEAAFYDALNRADVEALMALWADDEEVVCVHPGGARLIGHRAIRESWTMLLEHGGLHILPSQLHETHNLMSAVHTVVEGVTAAQGEPQHLVATNVYMKTPKGWRIVLHHVSVAPGAVPAEPPSQILH, encoded by the coding sequence ATGAAGAAGAAACAGCTGAACGGCAGCCCCGCCGAGGTGGAAGCGGCCTTCTACGACGCGCTCAACCGCGCCGACGTGGAAGCGCTGATGGCACTGTGGGCCGACGACGAGGAAGTCGTCTGCGTCCACCCGGGCGGCGCCCGCCTGATCGGCCATCGCGCGATCCGCGAATCGTGGACGATGCTGCTGGAACACGGCGGCCTGCACATCCTGCCATCGCAGCTGCACGAGACGCACAACCTGATGAGCGCGGTGCACACGGTCGTCGAAGGTGTCACGGCCGCGCAGGGCGAGCCGCAGCACCTGGTCGCCACCAACGTTTACATGAAGACGCCGAAGGGCTGGCGCATCGTGCTGCACCACGTCTCCGTCGCGCCCGGCGCCGTGCCGGCCGAGCCCCCCTCGCAGATTCTGCATTGA
- a CDS encoding zinc-finger domain-containing protein has protein sequence MSNATTPVELEGKDLPAFCPNPAMPLWSGHPRVFLDFAANGEAKCPYCGTAYRIKPGTAVHHH, from the coding sequence ATGAGCAACGCCACCACGCCAGTCGAACTCGAAGGTAAGGATCTGCCGGCATTTTGCCCGAACCCGGCCATGCCGCTGTGGTCCGGCCATCCGCGCGTGTTCCTTGATTTCGCCGCCAACGGCGAGGCGAAGTGCCCCTACTGCGGCACCGCCTACCGCATCAAGCCGGGCACGGCCGTTCATCACCACTGA